In Bdellovibrio bacteriovorus, the following are encoded in one genomic region:
- a CDS encoding peroxiredoxin encodes MAAKLEIGKKVPNFKVPSSNGEDFELSSLKGQKVVLYFYPKDNTPGCTIQSNEFNGLLSQFKKQNAVVLGVSRDSLKSHDKFIDKFKFKFDLLSDEDEVVCKIFDVIKEKNMYGKKVLGIERSAFVIDENQKLVGEFRKVKAEGNAQEVLNFIKKL; translated from the coding sequence ATGGCCGCTAAATTGGAAATCGGAAAGAAAGTTCCTAACTTCAAAGTTCCATCTTCTAATGGAGAAGATTTTGAGCTTTCAAGTCTTAAAGGCCAAAAAGTGGTTTTGTACTTTTACCCGAAAGACAATACTCCGGGATGCACCATTCAAAGCAATGAGTTTAATGGATTGCTCTCGCAATTTAAAAAACAGAACGCGGTGGTTTTAGGTGTCTCTCGCGACAGCTTAAAGTCGCATGATAAGTTTATTGATAAATTTAAATTCAAGTTTGATCTTTTGTCTGATGAAGATGAAGTCGTTTGTAAAATCTTTGATGTGATCAAAGAAAAAAACATGTACGGCAAAAAAGTGCTGGGCATTGAGCGCAGTGCTTTTGTTATCGACGAAAACCAAAAGCTTGTCGGTGAATTTCGCAAAGTCAAAGCCGAAGGCAATGCCCAAGAAGTCCTCAATTTTATTAAAAAGCTTTAA